The following coding sequences are from one Daphnia pulex isolate KAP4 chromosome 11, ASM2113471v1 window:
- the LOC124207715 gene encoding insulin-like peptide receptor → MSAELRIAFHNSFANLIIFLVLFKVIEASMHQLPLRLRTRARAGNLGTRDPFILAPLSSSIDAYQPLRETEICRSIEVRNGPQQFTQLEGCRVVEGNLLIVLMENLDFASDLNNRSFPALREITGYLLFYRVLGLRSIGQLFPNLAVIRGQHLLFDFSFVVYELMQLQEIGLKSLAELQRGSVLIEKNPNLCYVESIDWDRISYSGRLYHSIQDNKKISECPKCQDRCPAGGDGQKLCWNNDECQKVCDQCVSGACSVTTTEVGRPSEMRCCHEECAGGCSGGQSNQCDVCKHVIHNGECRSVCPPGHYLFMKRRCVTDVECITMLPPRQSVQEYPYVKKNWKVFAESGECILECPPGFQEKKINHNDTLHYFTCVPCQGPCPKVCKGLFVSNIETVQKLRGCTTIDGDLEMQIKGGDNIIQELERSLGSIEVIKGNLKITRSFPFLSLSFFKSLRNITGKPEPKHSSGSKNFDDEYALTVQDNQNLQQLWPKTQNLTIYKKMLFHFNPKLCLNLIEELVNSSTVPGTLAFKHSDVDISPWSNGDKATCDEQVLNVTIVNKSSVGMLLSWDNFRAMLDDKRQLLGYIISYIEAPFANVSYYDGRDACGGDGWRVNNVAANLDADSDENHMHLITYLKPYTQYAIYVQTYTVALQQMGKRVGARSPILYERTSPAEPDQPEDLRASANSSSELVIEWKPPINPNGIVTHYIVTGSWRKDDQDYYHSLDACAEHAVLSLSDNNKKPKVLEPKSKEKLEREQIFKTDFKNYLHDKIYIKDPIVNIDNQAIEIAPVENHSNMYDGNNRLIPFYQKVTGTSYTVVGVRHYAEYTIQVMACHDHDPVRNSTLCSTTAAMTSTRTKKSDFEDDIVGGIVRYESNYTSPSIKIGWHEPEDPNGLVIKYLLEYRRSDNDQIVKECIRRKDFENSQRTKIMTDLLPGNYCVQVRAVSLAGTGKPTKEFCFLIEGNVNGFDLGLISGIFILVSFVLILLGFVIRYLVKHKKTRKNYGTVLGNRDHRKKVPKEWEVARDNVVFIREMGNGSFGILYEGLLRNTVPKQPEVKCAVKMVIPRAIVKEHIELLEEENIVIKNLNAHHVVQLLGVVTVNQPMLIIMELMDNGDLKSFLRSHRPDHEEYASKGRQPLTLKSMLKMAIEIADGMMYLSENKYVHRSLIAQDCMVASDLTVKIGGFRLTREISEEGYYKMNEEIELLPIRWMAPESLCDVFYTSQCDVWSFGVVLWEIATLASHPHQDLTNDQVLEYVKAGGVLQRPEGCPDRLFNLMESCWQFQPNKRPTFAEIIENILPDQQVPLKFTTVSYYHSDAGVSARKVRKEREAQLVNDLSSKQLACSEIYLASQNNCYYQILPSDNNVTRV, encoded by the exons ATGTCTGCGGAATTAAGAATTGCTTTTCACAATTCCTTTGccaatttgatcattttcttgGTCCTTTTTAAAGTGATTGAAGCATCAATGCATCAATTACCCTTAAGATTAAGAACTAGAGCTAGAGCCGGGAACTTAGGAACTAGAGACCCATTTATACTCGCTCCTCTGAGTTCGTCCATCGACGCCTATCAGCCTCTTCGAGAGACAGAGA TTTGTCGCAGTATAGAAGTTAGAAATGGCCCCCAACAATTTACGCAATTGGAGGGCTGCCGAGTGGTTGAAGGCAACCTTCTCATTGTTTTGATGGAAAATTTGGACTTTGCCAGCGACTTGAATAACCGCAGCTTCCCGGCCTTGCGGGAAATCACGGGCTATTTGCTCTTTTACCGCGTCTTAGGCCTACGCTCCATCGGCCAACTGTTTCCCAATTTGGCCGTCATCCGCGGCCAGCATCTCCTTTTCGATTTCTCATTCGTCGTTTATGAACTCATGCAACTACAG GAAATTGGACTGAAATCGTTGGCGGAACTGCAGCGCGGGTCCGTCCTCAttgagaaaaatccaaatctcTGCTACGTGGAATCGATCGATTGGGATCGAATTAGTTATTCCGGTCGCCTTTATCATTCAATTCAG GATAATAAAAAGATCAGTGAATGCCCAAAATGCCAGGATCGTTGCCCAGCCGGTGGAGATGGCCAGAAACTTTGTTGGAACAACGACGAGTGCCAGAAAG TGTGCGACCAATGCGTCAGTGGAGCGTGCAGCGTGACGACAACAGAAGTTGGGCGTCCGTCCGAAATGCGCTGCTGTCACGAGGAGTGCGCCGGTGGGTGCAGTGGCGGTCAGAGCAACCAGTGCGACGTTTGCAAACACGTCATCCACAACGGCGAATGCCGATCCGTCTGTCCTCCTGGCCATTACTTG TTTATGAAGCGGCGATGCGTCACCGACGTCGAGTGCATCACCATGCTACCCCCACGCCAATCTGTCCAGGAATATCCGTACgtcaaaaagaattggaaggtcTTTGCTGAGTCGGGGGAATGCATCTTG GAATGTCCGCCAGgctttcaggaaaaaaaaataaatcacaatGATACTCTACATTATTTTACCTGCGTTCCCTGTCAAG GTCCTTGTCCCAAGGTGTGCAAGGGATTGTTTGTTAGCAACATCGAAACGGTCCAAAAGTTGCGCGGATGCACAACAATCGATGGCGACCTGGAAATGCAGATCAAAGGAGGCGACAACATCATCCAGGAACTGGAAAGGAGTCTCGGCAGCATCGAAGTGATTAAAGGAAATCTCAAAATCACGCGCTCCTTTCCCTTCTTGTCGCTCAGTTTCTTCAAGAGTCTCAGGAACATTACCGGGAAACCGGAACCGAAACATTCCAGTGGGAGCAAAAATTTTGACGACGA aTACGCGTTGACTGTTCAGGACAATCAAAATTTGCAGCAGCTGTGGCCCAAGACGCAGAATTTGACAATCTATAAAAAGATGTTGTTCCATTTCAATCCCAAGTTGTGTTTGAATTTAATCGAAGAGCTCGTCAACTCCAGTACCGTTCCAGGAACTTTGGCGTTTAAGCACTCGGACGTGGACATTTCACCTTGGTCCAATGGCGATAAGGCGACGTGTGACGAACAAGTTCTCAACGTCACTATTGTTAACAAGTCCTCTGTTGGAATGCTGTTGAGTTGGGACAATTTCAGAGCTATGTTAGATGATAAACGCCAATTGCTGGGCtatattatttcttatatCGAGGCTCCTTTTGCAAATGTCTCTTATTACGATGGACGTGACGCTTGTGGTGGTGACGG GTGGAGGGTCAACAATGTAGCTGCTAATCTTGATGCTGATTCTGACGAAAATCATATGCACCTTATTACTTATCTCAAGCCTTACACTCAGTACGCCATTTACGTCCAAACGTATACAGTCGCACTGCAACAAATGGGCAAACGGGTAGGTGCCCGTAGTCCAATTTTGTACGAAAGAACAAGTCCAGCAG AACCAGATCAGCCAGAAGATTTAAGAGCTTCTGCCAACTCTAGCTCCGAACTCGTTATAGAATGGAAACCCCCGATTAATCCAAACGGGATTGTGACGCATTACATCGTCACTGGCAGTTGGCGTAAAGACGACCAAGACTATTATCACAGTCTCGATGCTTGCGCTGAAC atGCTGTTCTTTCACTGAGCGACaataataagaaaccaaaGGTTTTAGAACccaaatcgaaagaaaaattggaaagggaacaaatattcaaaacgGATTTCAAAAACTATCTCCATGATAAAATCTATATCAAAGACCCGAT TGTAAATATCGACAATCAAGCAATTGAAATTGCTCCCGTTGAAAATCATTCGAACATGTACGATGGCAATAATCGGTTGATCcctttttatcaaaaagtGACGGGTACGAGTTACACTGTGGTCGGTGTACGACACTACGCCGAATATACCATACAGGTGATGGCTTGTCATGATCACGATCCCGTCAGGAATAGTACCCTATGTAGTACGACAGCTGCTATGACTTCCACTCGCACCAAAAAGAGTG ATTTTGAGGATGATATCGTTGGTGGGATAGTGAGATACGAATCGAATTACACGTCTCCATCAATAAAAATCGGTTGGCATGAACCGGAGGATCCCAACGGACTTGTTATAAAATATCTACTGGAGTACAGACGATCAGACAAC GACCAAATTGTTAAAGAATGCATTCGCCGGAAGGACTTTGAAAATAGCCAAAGGACTAAAATAATGACCGATCTATTACCGGGCAACTATTGCGTTCAAGTTCGAGCGGTTTCATTGGCCGGAACAGGAAAACCTACGAAGGAATTTTGCTTCCTTATCGAg GGAAATGTTAACGGATTTGACCTTGGTTTGATATCCGGCATATTTATCCTCGTCAGTTTTGTATTAATATTGTTGGGTTTTGTCATTCGATACTTGGTAAAGCACAAAAAGACCAGGAAAAACTACGGAACTGTCTTAGGAAATCGAGATCATCGca AAAAAGTCCCCAAAGAATGGGAAGTAGCACGAGATAATGTCGTCTTTATCCGTGAAATGGGTAATGGCTCTTTCGGTATTCTCTACGAGGGCCTGTTGCGTAACACAGTGCCCAAACAGCCGGAAGTCAAATGTGCCGTTAAAATGGTCATTCCAAGAGCCATCGTCAAGGAGCACATTGAATtacttgaagaagaaaatattgtcATCAA GAACTTGAACGCTCACCACGTCGTTCAACTTTTGGGAGTCGTCACTGTAAACCAGCCGATGTTGATCATCATGGAGTTAATGGATAATGGAGACTTGAAATCCTTTTTACGTTCCCATCGTCCCGATCACGAAGAATACGCCAGTAAAGGTCGTCAACCGCTTACCCTTAAG TCCATGTTGAAGATGGCGATCGAAATTGCCGATGGCATGATGTACCTGTCGGAAAACAAGTACGTCCATCGCAGTTTGATTGCACAAGATTGCATGGTGGCCAGTGATCTTACCGTCAAGATTGGCGGTTTTAGGTTGACAAGAGAAATTTCTGAAGAAGGTTATTACAAAATGAACGAAGAAATTGAGCTCCTTCCCATTCGATGGATGGCACCCGAGTCACTATGTGATGTTTTCTATACCTCCCAATGTGATGTCTGGAGTTTTGGCGTCGTGTTGTGGGAAATAGCAACTCTCGCATCGCATCCCCATCAGGATTTGACTAATGACCAGGTTCTCGAGTACGTGAAGGCTGGCGGAGTTTTGCAACGGCCGGAAGGTTGCCCAGACAGACTGTTTAATCTTATGGAAAGCTGTTGGCAGTTTCAACCGAATAAACGACCCACCTTCGCTGAAATCATCGAAAATATTTTGCCAGAC cAACAAGTTCCTCTGAAGTTCACCACCGTTTCCTATTACCATTCGGACGCCGGAGTAAGCGCGCGTAAAGTCCGAAAGGAAAGAGAAGCTCAACTTGTAAACGATCTGTCGTCTAAGCAGCTTGCATGTAGCGAAATCTACCTTGCATCGCAAAATAATTGCTATTATCAAATTTTGCCGAGTGACAATAATGTGACTAGAGTgtag
- the LOC124207733 gene encoding thioredoxin domain-containing protein 3-like, translating to MADMSAFVPKKMAEWERKVDHLIWQIEVASDEKWEELTKLQGLIVVDVYSEWCGPCTAMATHLKEIKLLLGDDFLHCALAKADCISQLEKFRGRSEPTWLFLAGGEPVVLIRGANAPLIRKTLFQELQTEKEVLEGTRQRVTISWDSIDLPVVKPENENYNNALLTTAPDNWWELDGLTLQGSYPLIIDKLMEGFVERNLEIVARSAVQVDKKDCLILWFPTYVDYLSLSDWFEHKLKTLIAEVEPKKVIIKPARDEDELEEQIEGLNLEDLIGIPDDNSPVIEIDPEVSDYEPIQYRLISDPDEKDSLIKRISQRTTENVESNSVEGDEDEEIN from the exons ATGGCCGATATGAGCGCATTCGTCCCGAAGAAGATGGCCGAATGGGAGAGGAAAGTGGACCATTTAATTTGGCAAATTGAAGTCGCATCCGATGAGAAATGGGAGGAACTCACCAAACTTCAAGGCCTTATCG TGGTGGACGTCTACTCCGAGTGGTGCGGGCCGTGCACGGCCATGGCCACCCATTTGAAAGAGATTAAACTTCTCTTGGGCGATGATTTCCTTCATTGCGCCTTG GCAAAAGCGGATTGCATTAGCCAACTGGAAAAGTTTAGAGGCCGCAGCGAACCAACTTGGCTATTTTTGGCC ggTGGCGAACCAGTTGTGCTGATCAGAGGCGCTAACGCCCCACTCATCCGGAAAACATTGTTCCAGGAATTACAAACAGAGAAGGAAGTGCTGGAAGGAACCCGCCAACGGGTTACG attTCATGGGACAGTATCGACTTGCCAGTCGTTAAACCTGAAAACGAGAATTACAACA ATGCTTTATTGACGACTGCGCCGGATAACTGGTGGGAGCTTGATGGGTTGACGTTGCAAGGATCGTATCCGTTAATCATAGATAAATTGATGGAGGGATTTGTCGAACGAAATTTGGAAATTGTCGCCAGATCAGCCGTTCAAGTCGATAAGAAAGATTGCCTCATTTTATGGTTCCCCACTTACGTCGATTATTTAAGTTTGTCGGATTGGTTCGAACACAAACTGAAAACTCTCATCGCCGAAGTCGAACCAAA gAAGGTGATAATTAAACCAGCACGCGACGAAGATGAACTAGAAGAACAAATCGAAGGGTTGAATTTGGAGGATTTGATTGGCATTCCTGACGATAATTCTCCCGTAATCGAAATCGATCCGGAAGTATCAGATTACGAGCCCATTCAATATCGGCTGATATCGGACCCCGACGAAAAAGATTCGTTAATCAAACGAATAAGTCAAAGAACGACAGAAAATGTCGAGTCTAACAGTGTTGAAGGggacgaagacgaagaaattaattaa